The Deltaproteobacteria bacterium genomic interval GCAGATCACGCACGAGATCCGCAACCCGCTGTCGTCGATCTCCTTGAACGCCGAGGAGCTGGGGGAGCGCGCGCCGCAAGCGCGCGAGCTGTGCGAGGCGATCGTGCGCGAAGTCGATCGTCTGACTGCGATCACCGAGGACTACCTGCGGTTCGCGCGCCTTCCCAAACCGCAGCTCCAGCGCGCTGACCTGAACGAGACCGTGCGCGACCTCGTGGACTTCGTCCGGCCCGAGCTCGACGCCAATGGCGTCGAGGTGGCGCTGTCGCTCTCGCCCTCGTTGCCGCGCGTGCCGGCGGACGTGGCACAGGTCCGGCAACTGCTCTTGAACCTGCTCCGGAACGCGCGCGAGGCGATGCCGGCGGGCGGCTCGCTACGCGTCACCACGCGTGTCACTCGCGGAGCCGTGGAGATCGAGGTCCGCGATACCGGCCCGGGCATTCCTCCCGATCGGCTGGCCCGGATCTTCGATCCGTTCTTCACCACCAAGGAGCGCGGCACCGGATTGGGCCTGGCGATGGCCCAGGAGATCGCGCAGGAGCACGGCGGGCAGCTCTTTTGCGACAGCGCTCCAGGACGGGGGACCGCATTCACGCTGCGCCTGCCCGTCCCTGCGCTTCCCGAGCCCGCCGCCGCTCCCGCGATTGCGTCGGCATAGGCCGCCACATATCCTCCGCCGCCCTCGATGAACGACCCCGTCCACAAGAGCGTTCTGGCCAACGGCCTGCGGGTGGTCACGGTGGAGCTGCCCCACCTGCACACCGGGATGATCGCCGCGTACGTGCGGGCGGGATCGCGCCACGAAGAGCCATCCCGCAACGGCGTCTCGCACTTTCTCGAGCATCTGTTCTTCCGCGGCAGCGAAGGCTACCCCGACGGCCGAACGTTGAACGCCCTGGTCGAGGACTGCGGCGGCTCGCTCAACGGCGTGACCACGCGCGACCACGGGTACTACTTCTCGCCCGTGCATCCGGAGCGGCTGGAGGTCCCGCTGGCCGTTCTCGGCGACATGCTCGCGCGTCCGCTCTTCAAGGAGATCGAGCTCGAGCGGGAAGTGATCCTCGAGGAGATCCTCGACGAGGTCGACGAGAAGGGCCGCGACATCGACATCGACAATTTGGCGAAGGGGGCGCTCTTCCCCGGCCATCCGCTGGGCCTGAAGATCGCGGGCACGCCGGCCAGCGTCAGTGCCCTCACCGAGGAGCACCTGCGCGCCCATCACGCGAGGGCCTACGGGGCTCGGAACATCGTGCTTGCGGCAGCGGGACCGCTGCGCCACGACCGCCTGCTGGCGCTCGCGGAACGGCACTTCGGATCCCTCCGCTCCGGAGAGGTGCTCGACGACGAATCCCTGAACGGCGCTCCGCGCGGCCCCCAGCTCGTCGCCGTCGATCACACCGATGCGCAGATGGAGCTGCAGGTCTCCTTCCGTGGCCCTCCGGAGGAGCATGCCGACTTCCCCGTCCTGCGCGTGATCAAGCGCGTCCTCGACGACGGTCTCGCCTCGCGGTTGCAGATGCAGCTCGTGGAGCGAAAGGCGCTCGCATACTCGGTCGGCGCGGGAATGGACGGCTTCAGCGACTGCTCGGTCTTCGAAGTCGGATGCGCCTGCGCCCCGCGAAAGGCGACGGCGGCGCTCTCGGAGATGCTGCGCCTCCTCGCCGAGCTGCGCGACACCGACGTGCCCGACGACGAGCTCTTGCGAGCGAAGAAGAAGTCGCGGATCTCCCTCGAGTTTTCGCTCGACTCGCCGGCGGACATGATCGGCTGGTTCGGCGCAGGCGAGCTCCTGCATCCCCCCGCCGAGCCGTTCCAGCAATGGCTCGAGCGCATCGAGAACGTGACCGCCGCTGACGTCCG includes:
- a CDS encoding insulinase family protein; translation: MNDPVHKSVLANGLRVVTVELPHLHTGMIAAYVRAGSRHEEPSRNGVSHFLEHLFFRGSEGYPDGRTLNALVEDCGGSLNGVTTRDHGYYFSPVHPERLEVPLAVLGDMLARPLFKEIELEREVILEEILDEVDEKGRDIDIDNLAKGALFPGHPLGLKIAGTPASVSALTEEHLRAHHARAYGARNIVLAAAGPLRHDRLLALAERHFGSLRSGEVLDDESLNGAPRGPQLVAVDHTDAQMELQVSFRGPPEEHADFPVLRVIKRVLDDGLASRLQMQLVERKALAYSVGAGMDGFSDCSVFEVGCACAPRKATAALSEMLRLLAELRDTDVPDDELLRAKKKSRISLEFSLDSPADMIGWFGAGELLHPPAEPFQQWLERIENVTAADVRRVASALFRRENLVACAVGPLSGVEPKLRAAAESGL